The Bacteriovorax sp. PP10 nucleotide sequence GTGTGAGCAACAGGGTAGTGAACGATTTCACCGCTGATGTTTCTGGCGATTAGGATTGCGAGTTCTTTTTCATAGGGGATGAAAGCTTCAACTAAAAGATCTCCTTTTAGTTTTGAAAACTTTTCTTCTAGTTCATCAGAATTTTTAATCGTGCTATTTCCATAACCATCATAGCCGCCTTTCGAACTTTTTAAGACAACAGGGAATCCGTGTTTTTTTGTAAAGTCTAAAACTTCAACCGCACTTCCAACTGGCATGAAGGGCACAACTTTAATTCCGGCATTTCTAAAACTTTCTTTTTCAGAGATTTTGTCTCCGATATGTTTGAAGGTTTTTGAATTCGGAAAAAGTTTATTGGGAAATTTATTATCGATAGCATCTAGGATGTTTTGATTGATGAATTCATTTTCTAAAGTCACGATGTCGCAAGTCTCACAAAATTTTAGAATGGATTCTTGATCACTTAGGTTGCCTTTAAAAGTTTTTGTTGCAACATGCTCTGCTGGAGATGTTTGAGATTCATTGCAGTAAACGTGAGTTTGAATGCCTAATTCAGCAGCAGCGAGTGCGGTCATTCGAGATAATTGACCACTACCTAATATTCCGAGAACTGTTTGGGAATTGATATGATTCATCTGAAAAAGATCATGCATGAAGAAAATTAAAAATACCAAAAGATTTTACTGGCCTGTTCAAATAAAAATAATTAGTCTCTCTTTATCAACTATAAGTATTTCTAATACAAGGTATAAGTCTGATGTGTGGAATTGTCGGAGTTTTTGGAACTCCTTATTCTTTTCAGGAAGTCTATCAAGGTTTGCTCCTACTGCAACACCGAGGACAAGATGCCGCCGGAATTCTCAGCTTCGACTTCTTGGACAAAAATTTTCACAGCCACAAAGACCTGGGGCTCGTGAGCGATGTCTTCCGTCCTGAAATCCTAGCGGGCTTTTCAGGACAAATGAGCATTGCTCACACCCGCTACGCTACTGTTGGCCCTCGAGAAAAAGAAAATTCACCACTCAATTCAATTGATCTAAAACGCGATATTCAACCAATGACAATTAACTACCCACATGGAATCGGAATGGTTCATAACGGGAATATTGTTAACTACTATGAGTTGAAAACTTATCTATTAGAAGAAAAACGCAGACACCTTTTTACCAATAACGATCTTGAAGCACTTTTAAATATTTTATCTGATGGATTACGTGAAAAAGTTGAAGGTAAACATCACTTTGATATTTTTCAAGATGCTGTGAAGTCTTTATTTGATAAAGCGAAAGGTGGATTTTCTGTTTTAGGACTCCTTGCTGATAAAGGATTGTTTGCTTTTCGTGATCCGCACGGGCTTCGTCCACTTATATTAGGTGAGAGAAAATTAACTGAAGAAGAAATGGCCGTTCATCCAACACACTTTGGAAAAAGCTATTGTTTAAGTTCAGAATCAAATTCATTAAACTTCCTGGGCTACGACGTTGTTCGTGATTTAGCTCCGGGAGAAATTCTTTTTATCGATCAGACAGGGGAGATCTTCTCTTCGATGGATTATTCAAAGAAAAAAAATATTGCACCTAAGTCTTGTATGTTTGAATGGGTTTATTTTGCTAATCCTGAGAGTGTATTAGAAGAAAGAAGTGTTTATTCTGCACGCCTGGATTTTGGGAAAAATTTAGCTGGGGAAATTCAAGCGCTCATTGAAAGCGGTGAAATTAAGCCTGATCTGGTTGTACCTATTCCTGAAACGAGCCGTGTGGCCGCTATTAGTTTAAGTGAGACATTAAAAATTCCTTATAGAGAAGTTCTTATTAAGAATCGCTATATTCAAAGGAGTTTTATTCTCAATACTCAGGCGAGCAGGAATCGTGCGGTTCAATTGAAACTGACGGCGATTGCCAGCGAGATTAAAGGAAAAAATATTTTGCTTCTTGATGACAGTATTGTCAGAGGGACAACGTCTAAGAGAATTATTGAAATGGTGAAAGAGGCCGGGGCAAATGAAATTTACTTTGCCACGACTTGTCCGCCTATTAGATATCCTTGTTACTATGGAGTGGATTTTCCAGATCCTAAAGAGCTTGTGGCCGCAGACCGTACGGTTGAAGAGGTGCAGGAGTACTTAGGTGCCACACGTCTTATTTATCTATCAGAAACAGCAACTAAAAAAAGTATTGGAAAAGAAAGTTTATGTATGGCCTGTATCAATGGGTGTTACCCGGTTGATATCGGAAGTGCAAAAACTTTTCAAGATATGAGAAGCCTTCATAGGGAGTAATGTATGACAAATCTGCCACCTGTACTGTACCGTGGATCGGTAAAAAATGTCAGGGGAGAAGTGTCCGCAGAATCTCTGGTTTTTGAATTCTCTGATCGTTATTCTGTGTTTGATTGGGGGGAAATGCCTGATCAATTGGACGAAAAAGGGAAAACGCTTTCTATAATGGGGAAGAGTTTTTTTCAGTACCTTGGAGAGTCTGCAAATTGGGAAGGTCTGTTTTCTTCTGAAATTATTAATCAAACATTTTCTAGTGAGTATTTGTCGGCCTTATCGCAATCTGAAATTTATAAAAGATACTGTGCTCAAGGATTAAATCATCATGCTGTTTTAGATGATGAATTTAATACGCCTTATTTAAAAGTTAAAAATATTTCAGTTATTCGCCCGCCATTTGATGGTGTGAATTATCACTATGAAGCTTACACGGATAAACCTGTGCATGCTTTGGTTCCGTTAGAAGTGATTTTTAGACTTGGGTTATCTCAGGGGAATTCTCTGACGAAAAGATTAGGGAGTGATTTATCCAAGTGGAAGGCGTTTGGATTTAATGAAATTCCAGAAGCAGGATTACTTAAAACACCGATTATTGATTTTTCGACGAAGTTAGAGCGAGGCGATCGTTATCTTGATTATTCTGAGGCCCAGAAAATTTCTGGAATGAATGACTCTGAATGGATTGAACTTCAGCAGATGACAAATCTCATTGCTCTTAATCTATTTCGTTTTCACCATGACCTGGGGCTTGAGCTTTGGGATGGGAAAATTGAAGTGGGATTTATTCCAGGTTCAGATGGAAATCGCTCATTTATATTAGTGGACTCGATTGGGATTGATGAATTAAGGCTCCTTTATAAGGGCAAGAGTTTCTCCAAAGAATTCTTGCGAGAGACTTATAAAGGAAGTGCCTGGTTTTTAAATCTTGAAGCGGCCAAAAAAGATGTTCTAGTTGTTGGGGGAGATTTTAAAGAAGTGTGTCTAAGTAAATACAACTCTTCTCCCTTAAAACTTAATCCAGAAGTGAAAGCAAGAGCGGAAGCCGTCTATAAGAGTTACTCCAATGCAGTGACATCCAAAGTGTTGGGAAAGAAGTTTTTCTCAGAAGAATTTAATTTAGAAGATTATAGCAAGAGGTACTTATGAGAGTTTTAGTTGTTGGTAGTGGTGGGCGTGAGCATGCTCTATGCCATAGTTTAACTCAGTCATCACTTGTTTCTAAAGTGATTGTGAGTCCAGGTAATAGTGGGATGATTCAAACTTTACCTCAATTACAAATTGAAAATATTGGAGCGATGGATATTCAGGGATTGTTGAAGTTAGCTTTGAAAGAAAAAGTTGATTTAACAGTTATTGGACCGGAAGCGACTTTGTCTGAGGGAATTGTTGATCTTTTTAAAGAAAATAATCTTTTAATTATGGGACCTACAAAGGCCGCAAGTTTGCTTGAGACATCAAAAGCTTTTGCTAAAGATGTGATGATGACGAATCAGGTTCCTACTGCGGGATACGCTGAGTTTTTTGAAGCTGATGCGGCCTTGAAATATATTGAAGAGTCGACTTCGCAAAAAATGGTTGTGAAGTGTGATGGGCTTGCTCAAGGCAAAGGCGTGATCGTTTGTCAGAGTAAAAACGAAGCGCGCATTGGTGTGATCTCTCTCATGAAGGAAAAACTTCTGGGAGAGAACATTAATCATATTATTATTGAAGATTTCTTAGAAGGGATTGAAGTTTCCGCTTTTGCTCTTTGTGATGGTTCGAATTATGCCTTTTTAGGTACGGCCTGTGACCATAAGAGACTTCGTGATTATGATATGGGGCCAAATACTGGTGGAATGGGAGTGTTTGCTCCTGCTTCTATTGTAACGGCAGAAGATGAGACCTGGATTAATAAAAATGTTTTTTCTCCAATGATAGAAGGAATGAAAAAAGCGGGAACGCCTTTTTCTGGAATTTTATTTGCTGGTCTGATGAAGACGATGACCGGTTGGAAAGTTTTAGAATTTAATGTGAGATTAGGAGACCCGGAAACTCAGGTGCTGCTTCCTCTTTTAGATGAAGATCTATTACCTTGGTTAGAGGCTTCAGCAAAAGGTGATATTAAAAAGCTTCAAGTTGAGCTTGGTAGATTATCACCAATAAAAAAAGATATGAAAGCCGTCCATGTTGTCATGGCCGCTCATGGTTATCCAGGCACAGAGGGGGAGAAAGTCCGCTCAGGTGATCCGATTAATTTTAATCCAACATTTAATTTAACGGCCTATGACTTTTTGTTCATGGCCGGAGTTGAGAAGACTCATGGTCAGTTGAAAACGAAAGGTGGAAGAGTTCTTGGGATTACGAGTCTTGCCGAGACTTATACCTATGCACGTATTCAGGCCTATGAGTATGTATCGCAGATTGAGTTTTCGGGAGCACAGTACAGAAATGATATCGCCAGAGGACAGATCTAAATGACAAAGATCAAGATTGCCATTCTTGCTTCGGGATCGGGATCAAATGCGCAGGCGATTATGAACTGGGCGCGTACATCTGATATGGCAGAAGTGGTTTGTGTCTTGAGTGATAAGAAGAGTGCTCTTGTTTTAGAGAGAGCAGCGACTTCTGGAGTTCCTGCTTTACTTGTTCGTAAGAAAAAAAGTGAAAGTCGATTAGATTTTGATCAGAAGATGATTGTTAGGCTTGCAGATTATAATCCGGACTGGATTGTGCTTGCTGGGTTTATGAAACTTCTGACTCCGCATTTTTTAAATGTGTTTAAAAATAAGATTGTAAATATTCATCCTTCTCTTCTGCCATTATTTCCAGGAACTGATGGATATGGAGATGCTTTTAGAGCGGGGGGTCTTGAATCAGGATGCACGGTTCATTTTGTTGATGAAGGCATGGATACAGGAAAAATAATTGATCAAAAGAAGTTTGAGTTAATTCATGGTGAGAGTTTTGAAGAGTTTAAAGCACGTGGACTGAAAATAGAAAATGAATTTTATCCAATGGTATTGGAGAAATTATTTAAGGGATTATTATGAGTCATGTTTATCGTTTTGAAATTTACCCGAACGTTTATAACCTGAAAAATGTGACAACACATGAAGAAGGTTTAAAAACCTGGTTTAAAGATTATATGCAGGTGGATTTTTCACAGATCTTTGAGGTGAAATATTTTTTAGTTGAATCCCTTAATCCTATTCATCGAATTCATGATTACGCTGAAGAGGTTTTTACTGACAGTGTAATGGAAAATCTTTTTAGTTCAGAAAATGATAACCAGGAAATTTATCACTCATGGCTGAAGTCCCGTGGATTTAAAAATCCATACTTAATTGATATTGGATTTCGCCCGGGAGTTACTGATAACTCTGCTCATGCTGCCCTTGAAGCATTAAAGCTTATTCCAGCTTTATCGAAAGAAAAGCTGAAGGTGTCATCAGGGGTTATGTACTACGTAGAAGGGACTTCTTTAGATGTCGCCACATTAGAAAAATTAACTTATGAAAAAATGGCGAACTTCCTTTTACACAAAGTTGCCGTCACAACTTCAAATGAACTTGTTCATAACACTCGTTTTAAAAATATTACATTCCCGAATGTGCAAATTAAGGCCAATAAGTCAGCGGCCATTAACCTCGATGTACCGGAAGCTGAGCTCTTGAAGATGAATCAGGAAAACTGCTGGGCCTTAAGTGCAGCAGAACTTACTCACATAAAATCCCATTACAAAACTCTTGGTCGCAATCCAAGTGATGTTGAAATGGAAGTCATCGCTCAAAGCTGGAGTGAACACTGCAAACATAAGATTTTTTCTTCTGAGATTACTTACAGCGAATCAAATTTACCAAAAGGGGTGAAGGCCATTGGGGATTTGAAAGTTAATGGGATTTTTAAAACGTTTATTCGTGGGTCGACGTTAAAGATTAAAGAAGAAAGAAAGCTTCCATGGCTGATTTCGATCTTTCATGACAATGCGGGGATTGTCCGCTTTGACGACAACATTGATGTTTGTATTAAAGTTGAAACTCACAATTCGCCAAGTGCACTTGATCCATACGGTGGAGCGCTGACAGGAATTCTAGGAGTGAACCGCGATATTTTAGGTGTAGGGCTTGGAGCTAAGCCGATCGCGAATACAAACGTATTTTGTCTGGCAGAAAATAAGTATTTTAAAGACAATCAGATTTCAATGCCACTTCTTCTAAAGAATCCTGATCGCATTAAAGAAGGTGTTCATCTTGGCGTTCAAGATGGGGGAAATAAGAGTGGAATTCCTACAGTGAATGGAGCTTTTGTTTTTGACCGCGACTTCGTTGGAAAGCCACTGGTTTTTTGTGGAACGATTGGAGTCATGCCTCAGGTAGAAAATGGTTTAAACACTTGTGATAAAGGTCAGCGTCCAGGGGATCTTATCGTTATGGCCGGTGGAAGAATCGGAAAAGATGGAATTCACGGAGCAACTTTTAGTTCAATGGAATTGGTTGATGGAGTCCCTTCGTCAGTTGTTCAGATTGGAGATCCAATTACTCAGAAGCGCTTGAGTGATTTTTTAATTGAATCGAGAATTCATGGCCTCTTTAATAGTGTGACAGACAATGGGGCCGGAGGGCTGAGTTCAAGTGTTGGTGAGATGGCCCAGTTAACAAATGGGGCGATCGTTAACTTAGAAAAAGCATTAGTGAAGTATCCGGGATTATCTCCTTTTGAATTGATGGTAAGTGAAAGCCAGGAACGTATGACGTTTTCGGTAGCAACAGATAAAATTAACGACTTTTTGATTCTTGCAGAAAAGAGAAATGTAGAAGCTTCGGTTATTGGTGAATTCACTGATAGTGGGTCACTCATCGTAAAATACAATAATGAATTGGTCGCAGATCTTTCACTGCACTTTTTACATGAATCTTTAATGCCGATGCAGCTTAACGCTCATTTTGATGTAAATACAAAAAGTGCACACTGGATTGGAAAGAAGATTGATAAACCACTTCTTCCAAAAAATGATTTTAAGAAAATTCTTTTAGATCTATTTAGAAGTCCAAACATCAGAAGCCATGAACATTTAATCCGTCGCTATGACCATGAAGTCAAAGGGGCAACGATTGTAAAACCTTTTACGGGAACAAAAGAGAAAGGTTACTCGGCACCAAGTGATGCTGGAGTGATCTGGATGAAGCCTCATGGCGGAGATGCAGACAATGCTCTGGCAATTGCCTGTGGAATTTGCCCGAAAGTGACTCAGTATGATTCATACCTGATGGCGGAATACGCACTGGATGAAGCTGTACGAAATGCCGTTTGTGTGGGGGCCAATCCAGATGAAATGGTTTTAGTTGATAACTACTGCTGGCCTGATCCGATTGAGTCGGAAAGAAATCCAGATGCAAAATTAAAGTTAGCTCACTTAGTTCGTTCCTCAAAAGCGCTTTACGATTTAAGTCTTGCTTACGGAATGCCTTTTGTTAGTGGAAAAGACAGTATGAAGAATGATTTTATCGGAAATACTGCTGAAGGTGAAAAAGTTAAAATTAGTGTTCCTCCAACATTGCTTGTAACGGCGATGGGAAAAATTCCAAGCTTGAAAGCTATCACAACTTCAGAAGTGAAAGGTGTAGGGTCTTTGGTTTATTTAATCGGTGAAAAACTAGAGCATTACCATTCTGCTTTTGAATTGAGTGATCTTTATGAAGATTACTCAGTGGAGTATCCACTTCCTTATATTAATGGAAAAAAACAACTCGATTTATACCGTTGCTTTCATAAAGCGATGAGAGAAGAGTTGATTGCGAGTTCTCACGATGTTTCAGATGGAGGAGTCTTGATTTCTCTAGCTGAGAAAATGATGGGAACACCTTATGGGATGAACCTGGAAATAAAAGGTATCAGCGAAAAAGATATGCTTGGATTCTTGTTTAATGAGAGTGCAGGACGTTTTGTTGTCACTGTAAATCCAGCTGATCAAAAGGAATTTGAAGACAATCTCACGGGACATTATTTTATGAAGCTTGGTGTGACTACCAATGATGAAAAATTAATGGTTCATGTTCAGGATCAAACGATTTTAAATGTAAGTGGTCGCGAGTGTATGGAAAACTATAAAGTAGAAGTGGAGGGATTAGTATGAGCTTAGCACGTTCAAATATTAAGGCCTTAATTTTAACAGGGGACGGGATTAACTGTGAAACCGAAACGGCACTGGCCTTTCTTGAAAAGGGAATCAGAGCTGAGATCATTCACATTACAGATCTTATAAATAACCCACAAATTTTAGATACAGCTCACATCTTGGCCCTTCCTGGTGGATTTTCATTTGGAGATGAGATTGGTTCAGGACAAATTCTTGCTCTGAAACTTAAGTACGCTCTTAATGTTGAGTTAAAGAAATTCATTGATAACAAAAAGCTTGTGATTGGTATTTGTAATGGATTTCAAGCATTAGTAAGACTGGGACTTCTTCCAAAACCATTTACAGAAAGAACAATGACTTTAACGAGTAACCGTCAAGGGCACTTTATTAACCGTTGGGTTGATTTAGATGTTCCAACATCTAGTTGTGTTTGGACAAAAACACTTAAAGGTAAAAAAATCAGTCTTCCTATTCGTCACGGTGAAGGAAGAATTGTTTTTAAAGGAAATGCTGAAGACCAGCTTAAAACTTATAAAACTCTTGGTGAAAATGGACAGATCGCTCTTTCATACTCAGAAGATGTGAATGGTTCATACAATGAGATCGCTGGAGTGTGCGATCCAACAGGAAGAATCTTTGGATTGATGCCACATCCGGAAGCGGCGACAAGCGCATGGCATAGTCCATCTGGGAAAGACAAAGGATATGCTGTCGGAATTGGTGCAGCTATCTTTGAAAGTGGAATATCTTATTGTGAAGAAAATTTTAATAATTAAGATGAGGATGAAATGAGAAACGAAAACCGTAAAATTTCGCGTGCCCTGATCAGTGTGACTGACAAGACTAACTTGACGATGTTAGTAGAAACTCTTCATAAAAATAATGTTGAGATCATTTCAACAGGTGGAACGAAAAAGTTTATTGAAGACCTGGGGATTCCTGTAACATCGATTGAAAAAGTGACAGGCAATCCTGAAGCTTTCGGCGGGAGAATGAAATCTATTTCTTTCCCTGTAACCAGCGGACTTTTATTTCGTCGTTACCATGAAACAGATATTGTAGAGGCCCGTGAATTAAATATTGAGCCAATTGATTTAGTTGTTTGTAATCTTTATCCCTTTGAGAAGTACGCAGGAACAAATGCTACAGAAGAAGTGCTGATTGAGAATATTGATATCGGAGGCCCTTTGATGTTGCGTGCGAGCGCTAAAAACTATGAGTCGGTTGCTGTGTTATCAGACGTGAGTGACTATGATTCGTTTTTAACAGGATTCACTGGGACAACGTCTTTTGAAACAAGAAGATCTCTGGCCGTTAGGACATTTAATCGTGTTGCTCAATATGACCTGATGATCGCGGATGAATTGTCTGCAAGATTTGAAGAGAAGAAAGCTCCAGAAGAAAAATCATGGCTTTCGATTGTTGCGAAAGAAACTCTTCGTTATGGGGAGAATCCTCATCAGACAGCGAATATTTTTAAATTAAAAAATACTCAGACTTCTATCAATTTAGTTGATGCTGAAGTTCTGCAAGGAAAAGAGCTTTCTTATAATAACTGGGTTGATGCAGATGCAGCTTGGCGAGTGATGAGTGACATTGCTCATGTCTCAAGTGGCAAAGCGGTGACTGCTGTTATTAAGCATGCCAACCCATGTGGACTTGCGGTTTCCTCAAATCTTTTTTCTTCGCTAGAAGAAGCCTGGAACGGGGACAGTGTCAGCAGCTTCGGTGGGATTATTTCATTTTCACAAACAGTGGATGATCAATGCGCTAAGTTTTTATGTGAGAAATTTATCGAAGTGGTTATCGCTCCTGATTACTCAGCAGAAGCATTAAAGTTTTTTGCTAAGAAGAAAAATGTCAGACTCCTTAAAATTGCCAATCGTCCTAAAGAAGAATCAGAGTTTATTGTAAAAAGTATTTCTGGTGGTCTTCTAATGCAAAATGAAGATGAGAGTTTTGGAAAATCAGAAGAGCTTAAGCTTGTAACAAAAAAAGAGATGCCTTTTGAAACACTTGAGTTGGTTGATTTTGGGATTCTTGCTTGTAAACATTTAAAGAGCAATGGGATTGCTCTGGTTTGTAAGACTCTAGATGGGAATTTTACAATGGCCGGGACGGGGATGGGGCAGCCGAATAGATTGGACTCGCTTCGTTTATTGGCAAAGGTTCGTGCTGAGAATAAAGGGTTGTCGATGGACAATATGCTGCTTGTTTCAGATGCATTTTTTCCATTTGCTGATTCGGTTGAGGTTTGTCATGAGGTTGGGATCAAATCGATTATTCAACCGGGTGGAAGCATCCGTGATGATGAAGTGATTGCAGCTTGTGATAAGTTTGGGATTGCGATGATGACGACTGGGAAAAGGCACTTCAGGCATTAAAAAGGAAAAATTATGGGAATGAATTACAAAGATAGTGGTGTTGATATAGAAAAAGGTGATTTGTTCGTAGAGCGAATCTCGAAAATGGTAAAATCAACTTATAATCAACAAGTCGTCTCAGGTGTAGGAGGCTTCTGCGCCCTTTATGCTCTTGATGAAGACAGATACCTTGCTTCTTCAACAGATGGAGTAGGAACAAAAATAAAACTCGCTATCGACCTGGGTGTGAACGATACAATCGGAATTGATCTGGTTGCTATGTGTGTGAACGATTTAATTTGCTCAGGGGCCCGTCCATTATTTTTCTTAGATTACTTTGCTTCAAGTAAACTTGAATTAGATGTAAGCGAATCAGTCTTAAAAGGAATCGTTGATGGTTGCTTGCAATCAAGTATGGCCTTAATCGGTGGAGAAACGGCAGAAATGCCAGGTATGTATCAAGTTGGGGATTACGATCTTGCTGGCTTCAGTGTTGGTGAAGTGAGTAAGAAAGATTTGATTGATGGAAAGAAGCTGGTCGCAGGGGATGCTTTAATCGGAATCGCAAGTTCAGGTTTCCATTCAAATGGTTTTTCTCTAGTAAGAAAAATTTTAGATGTTAAAAGCTGTGATCTCGATTTAAAAAGGGCCTGTCTGACTCCTACAACAATCTATGTGAAGACAGTACTCTCGTTATTAAAAACTCATAGAGATTCAGTTAAAGGATTGGCCAATATCACAGGATCTGGATTTTTAAACATTCCAAGAATTAACGACACTTTCGATTACCATGTAACAGCTGCACCAGCTCTTCCAAACTTCATGAAAGAAGTATGTGATCTAAGTGGTCTTGATACTGCTGAACTTCATCGTACATTCAATATGGGAGTGGGCATGGTGGTCGCCACTGATAAACCAGAGTTGATTATTGCTGAGCTTGAACGCCTGGGAGAAAAAGCATTCTTACTTGGTCATGTTACAAATGGATCAGGGAAAATTTTCTTGGATAAAACTGAACTTTAGGGTTTTTTAGTATGTTCATCTCGTGCCTTGATGTAGTCGGCACGAGAGATCTTTCCACTTTCAAAAAGTTTTTGATTCAATTGTAAAAACTTCTCATTGCGAGCGTCTTTTAAATCATCCGCTTTAATATTCTGAATATTCTTTTTGTTAGCATAATAAAATGCCGGAATCATCGAGAGACCTAACGTTGTAAAAAAATCGACGTAAGGCAGAGTGAAGATCACAGCGATCAAAAACATCTCTGTCGAAGTGAGTTCACGATCAACAATATCTTTCATTCTTTTGATATCAATCATACGAAAAGGAATGATGAAGAGGTACTTAATCACGATGATAATCATCGTTTCTTTTGGTGCCTGATCTAATGCCTTAAAGGCGTAAGCAAAATGCGGAGCTTCTCTTAATTGTTCAATAAGGTATTTATAATCAGGATTCGCTTTCATCTTATAAAAAGATTCAACAATCTGTGGGTAGTATAGGAAGCGAAATCCAACAAGATTGATAAGTAGGTTTTGGGTAATGTAAGCGGCCCGGCTCAATCTTCCTTGGAGAGAAAAGATATTATTGTTGTATGGAACCGCTTTATTCATTTTATAAAACTCTGTTGAAGACGTGATCAACGGACTTCAGATAAATGTTTCTTAATCC carries:
- the purH gene encoding bifunctional phosphoribosylaminoimidazolecarboxamide formyltransferase/IMP cyclohydrolase, which produces MRNENRKISRALISVTDKTNLTMLVETLHKNNVEIISTGGTKKFIEDLGIPVTSIEKVTGNPEAFGGRMKSISFPVTSGLLFRRYHETDIVEARELNIEPIDLVVCNLYPFEKYAGTNATEEVLIENIDIGGPLMLRASAKNYESVAVLSDVSDYDSFLTGFTGTTSFETRRSLAVRTFNRVAQYDLMIADELSARFEEKKAPEEKSWLSIVAKETLRYGENPHQTANIFKLKNTQTSINLVDAEVLQGKELSYNNWVDADAAWRVMSDIAHVSSGKAVTAVIKHANPCGLAVSSNLFSSLEEAWNGDSVSSFGGIISFSQTVDDQCAKFLCEKFIEVVIAPDYSAEALKFFAKKKNVRLLKIANRPKEESEFIVKSISGGLLMQNEDESFGKSEELKLVTKKEMPFETLELVDFGILACKHLKSNGIALVCKTLDGNFTMAGTGMGQPNRLDSLRLLAKVRAENKGLSMDNMLLVSDAFFPFADSVEVCHEVGIKSIIQPGGSIRDDEVIAACDKFGIAMMTTGKRHFRH
- a CDS encoding phosphoribosylformylglycinamidine synthase subunit PurQ — translated: MSLARSNIKALILTGDGINCETETALAFLEKGIRAEIIHITDLINNPQILDTAHILALPGGFSFGDEIGSGQILALKLKYALNVELKKFIDNKKLVIGICNGFQALVRLGLLPKPFTERTMTLTSNRQGHFINRWVDLDVPTSSCVWTKTLKGKKISLPIRHGEGRIVFKGNAEDQLKTYKTLGENGQIALSYSEDVNGSYNEIAGVCDPTGRIFGLMPHPEAATSAWHSPSGKDKGYAVGIGAAIFESGISYCEENFNN
- the purM gene encoding phosphoribosylformylglycinamidine cyclo-ligase yields the protein MGMNYKDSGVDIEKGDLFVERISKMVKSTYNQQVVSGVGGFCALYALDEDRYLASSTDGVGTKIKLAIDLGVNDTIGIDLVAMCVNDLICSGARPLFFLDYFASSKLELDVSESVLKGIVDGCLQSSMALIGGETAEMPGMYQVGDYDLAGFSVGEVSKKDLIDGKKLVAGDALIGIASSGFHSNGFSLVRKILDVKSCDLDLKRACLTPTTIYVKTVLSLLKTHRDSVKGLANITGSGFLNIPRINDTFDYHVTAAPALPNFMKEVCDLSGLDTAELHRTFNMGVGMVVATDKPELIIAELERLGEKAFLLGHVTNGSGKIFLDKTEL